A region from the Benincasa hispida cultivar B227 chromosome 10, ASM972705v1, whole genome shotgun sequence genome encodes:
- the LOC120087988 gene encoding SMR domain-containing protein At5g58720 isoform X2, whose translation MKNPRNKKKKKKIPTPALGSTAGNFVVKDDVNVVGVVTEAFSVASLNDPSVPVAGEARVGLNEDADSFDDLTTTFSSSSSAIAASCSSSYSSEDVLDYKGYMGKKQKRVVAATGTISTVLGKDYVRSSLKRDSRNKFMELDRGKFSQQEAEQFLCSMLGDECELSMAVVRDVLCQCGYDVAKALNVLLDLAAPSKKYENGRDSCNGANFRQDLGSPIEHIENLIDRASDSTSYSSESEFQESIWSFVAVCRNDVKVLGGSEVQKPQPSRSIESDLPQTLLETLFNISRSPEYEPSTMNWRSMVKKMQSLGPAIDVNISSCVQDNNDNKSKDDYQFYRENANQHWDSVKSYYQKATAAYTKGQHNYASYLSEQGRAQTRLAHKADDKASHNIFLARNREIENVITIDLHGQHVKPAMRLLKMHLLFGSYVSFGTYT comes from the exons ATGAAGAACCCTaggaataagaagaagaagaagaagatcccAACTCCGGCGTTGGGATCCACCGCTGGTAACTTTGTTGTTAAAGATGACGTTAATGTCGTCGGCGTAGTGACTGAGGCCTTCTCGGTGGCTTCTCTTAACGATCCGTCGGTACCTGTAGCTGGAGAAGCTAGGGTTGGTCTGAACGAAGACGCTGATAGTTTTGATGATTTGACGACGACTTTTTCCTCGTCGTCAAGCGCGATCGCCGCTTCGTGTTCGAGTTCGTATTCTTCTGAGGATGTTTTGGATTATAAAGGTTATATGGGGAAGAAGCAGAAGCGGGTCGTTGCTGCTACGGGAACAATATCCACAGTTTTAGGGAAGGATTATGTTCGGTCTTCATTGAAGCGAGATTCGAGGAATAAATTCATGGAGTTAGACCGTGGGAAGTTTTCTCAACAGGAGGCAGAGCAATTCCTTTGCTCCATGCTTGGGGATGAGTGTGAGCTGAGCATGGCTGTTGTAAGAGATGTGCTAT GTCAATGTGGATATGATGTGGCAAAG GCTTTAAATGTATTACTTGATTTAGCTGCTCCTAGTAAAAAGTATGAAAATGGTAGGGACTCGTGCAATGGTGCTAACTTCCGACAAGATTTGGGATCTCCAATTGAGCATATTGAAAAT TTGATAGATCGTGCATCCGATTCTACCTCCTACTCATCTGAAAGTGAGTTTCAGGAGAGTATTTGGTCGTTTGTGGCCGTCTGTAG GAATGATGTGAAGGTTCTTGGTGGTTCTGAAGTCCAAAAACCACAACCCTCAAGAAGTATTGAATCTGATCTCCCTCAAACATTgttagaaactttattcaacatTTCGAGAAGTCCTGAATACGAACCAAGCACCATGAATTGGAGAAGTATGGTGAAGAAAATGCAATCTCTAGGGCCTGCCATTGATGTCAATATCTCAAGTTGTGTTCAGGATAATAATGACAATAAAT CTAAAGATGACTATCAGTTCTATAGGGAAAATGCAAATCAACATTGGGATTCGGTGAAATCCTATTACCAGAAA GCAACAGCAGCGTATACAAAAGGACAACACAATTATGCATCTTACCTTTCAGAGCAG GGGAGAGCACAAACTAGACTGGCGCACAAGGCTGATGACAAAGCAAGTCATAATATATTTCTAGCCAG AAATAGGGAGATAGAGAATGTGATAACAATTGATTTGCATGGGCAACATGTCAAACCGGCAATGAGGCTTCTTAAAATGCACCTACTATTTGGATCTTATGTTTCCT TTGGAACCTATACTTGA
- the LOC120087988 gene encoding SMR domain-containing protein At5g58720 isoform X1, translated as MKNPRNKKKKKKIPTPALGSTAGNFVVKDDVNVVGVVTEAFSVASLNDPSVPVAGEARVGLNEDADSFDDLTTTFSSSSSAIAASCSSSYSSEDVLDYKGYMGKKQKRVVAATGTISTVLGKDYVRSSLKRDSRNKFMELDRGKFSQQEAEQFLCSMLGDECELSMAVVRDVLCQCGYDVAKALNVLLDLAAPSKKYENGRDSCNGANFRQDLGSPIEHIENLIDRASDSTSYSSESEFQESIWSFVAVCRNDVKVLGGSEVQKPQPSRSIESDLPQTLLETLFNISRSPEYEPSTMNWRSMVKKMQSLGPAIDVNISSCVQDNNDNKSKDDYQFYRENANQHWDSVKSYYQKATAAYTKGQHNYASYLSEQGRAQTRLAHKADDKASHNIFLARNREIENVITIDLHGQHVKPAMRLLKMHLLFGSYVSSIQSLRVITGCGSHGVGRSKLKTSVIKLLENEGVEWSEENRGTILIKLSGYREFNFLDSHSDTE; from the exons ATGAAGAACCCTaggaataagaagaagaagaagaagatcccAACTCCGGCGTTGGGATCCACCGCTGGTAACTTTGTTGTTAAAGATGACGTTAATGTCGTCGGCGTAGTGACTGAGGCCTTCTCGGTGGCTTCTCTTAACGATCCGTCGGTACCTGTAGCTGGAGAAGCTAGGGTTGGTCTGAACGAAGACGCTGATAGTTTTGATGATTTGACGACGACTTTTTCCTCGTCGTCAAGCGCGATCGCCGCTTCGTGTTCGAGTTCGTATTCTTCTGAGGATGTTTTGGATTATAAAGGTTATATGGGGAAGAAGCAGAAGCGGGTCGTTGCTGCTACGGGAACAATATCCACAGTTTTAGGGAAGGATTATGTTCGGTCTTCATTGAAGCGAGATTCGAGGAATAAATTCATGGAGTTAGACCGTGGGAAGTTTTCTCAACAGGAGGCAGAGCAATTCCTTTGCTCCATGCTTGGGGATGAGTGTGAGCTGAGCATGGCTGTTGTAAGAGATGTGCTAT GTCAATGTGGATATGATGTGGCAAAG GCTTTAAATGTATTACTTGATTTAGCTGCTCCTAGTAAAAAGTATGAAAATGGTAGGGACTCGTGCAATGGTGCTAACTTCCGACAAGATTTGGGATCTCCAATTGAGCATATTGAAAAT TTGATAGATCGTGCATCCGATTCTACCTCCTACTCATCTGAAAGTGAGTTTCAGGAGAGTATTTGGTCGTTTGTGGCCGTCTGTAG GAATGATGTGAAGGTTCTTGGTGGTTCTGAAGTCCAAAAACCACAACCCTCAAGAAGTATTGAATCTGATCTCCCTCAAACATTgttagaaactttattcaacatTTCGAGAAGTCCTGAATACGAACCAAGCACCATGAATTGGAGAAGTATGGTGAAGAAAATGCAATCTCTAGGGCCTGCCATTGATGTCAATATCTCAAGTTGTGTTCAGGATAATAATGACAATAAAT CTAAAGATGACTATCAGTTCTATAGGGAAAATGCAAATCAACATTGGGATTCGGTGAAATCCTATTACCAGAAA GCAACAGCAGCGTATACAAAAGGACAACACAATTATGCATCTTACCTTTCAGAGCAG GGGAGAGCACAAACTAGACTGGCGCACAAGGCTGATGACAAAGCAAGTCATAATATATTTCTAGCCAG AAATAGGGAGATAGAGAATGTGATAACAATTGATTTGCATGGGCAACATGTCAAACCGGCAATGAGGCTTCTTAAAATGCACCTACTATTTGGATCTTATGTTTCCT CCATTCAGTCTCTCAGGGTTATCACTGGATGTGGATCACATGGTGTAGGGAGATCAAAGTTGAAAACTTCG GTTATCAAACTCCTAGAAAACGAGGGTGTCGAATGGAGTGAAGAGAATCGGGGAACCATACTGATCAAGCTGAGTGGTTACAGAGAGTTCAACTTTCTGGATTCTCATAGCGATACTGAGTAA